From Halapricum desulfuricans, a single genomic window includes:
- a CDS encoding ABC transporter ATP-binding protein, protein MTDVVVASDVARSYGDTVALDGVSLTVGEGDVLGLVGPNGAGKTTLVRALTGTTDAEGTVRLFGESPQSVDRSRIGLLPQSFDPPARLSARELITYYGGLYDHSRETNAVLADVGLEDAAETAYENLSGGQKRRVCVGVTLVNDPDLLVLDEPTTGIDPAGRRAVWRLLEGLTDGGTTIVLTTHYMAEVERLADRVGLLADGRLLALDSPDALIERYGERPRLVIDLTDELTGAPSIGFETTVRDGQLVVHDVSPTEIGRVVDRLAAAGVEPESLAWREPDMEDVYLEIADTAVGYSGDPVDPAELDAGGPVRADGGEP, encoded by the coding sequence ATGACTGACGTGGTCGTCGCTAGCGACGTGGCTCGTTCCTACGGCGATACGGTCGCGCTCGATGGCGTTTCACTGACGGTCGGCGAAGGCGACGTGCTGGGGTTGGTCGGACCCAACGGCGCGGGCAAGACCACGCTCGTCCGTGCGCTGACGGGCACGACCGACGCCGAGGGGACGGTACGACTGTTCGGCGAGTCACCCCAGTCAGTCGATCGGTCCCGGATCGGGCTCCTGCCGCAATCGTTCGACCCGCCCGCGCGACTGTCGGCCCGGGAGCTGATCACGTACTACGGGGGACTGTACGATCACTCGCGGGAGACGAACGCAGTCTTGGCTGACGTCGGACTCGAAGACGCCGCCGAAACCGCCTACGAAAACCTCTCCGGGGGCCAGAAACGCCGGGTGTGTGTCGGGGTGACGCTAGTCAACGACCCGGACTTGCTCGTGCTGGACGAGCCGACGACCGGAATTGACCCCGCGGGACGGCGCGCTGTCTGGCGGTTGCTCGAAGGGCTCACCGACGGCGGCACGACGATCGTGTTGACGACCCACTACATGGCCGAGGTCGAGCGACTGGCCGATCGCGTCGGCCTGCTCGCCGACGGGCGATTGCTGGCACTGGATTCGCCGGACGCACTGATCGAGCGATACGGCGAGCGGCCCCGGCTCGTGATCGACCTCACGGACGAGTTGACGGGGGCGCCGTCGATCGGGTTCGAGACGACGGTCCGGGACGGGCAACTCGTCGTCCACGACGTGTCACCGACGGAGATCGGCCGGGTGGTCGATCGGCTGGCCGCCGCCGGCGTCGAGCCCGAATCGCTGGCCTGGCGCGAACCGGACATGGAGGACGTCTACCTCGAAATAGCGGATACGGCAGTCGGGTACAGCGGGGACCCGGTCGATCCGGCCGAGCTGGACGCCGGTGGGCCGGTCAGAGCCGACGGGGGCGAGCCATGA
- a CDS encoding ABC transporter permease has product MSRTGRLRASSRAAALSFLRRRTAVFFTFLFPLLIVLIFGALIETGAGGGGLFAEPPGYYVPGYLAVVVLFTPLSRVGSEVARHREGNRFEKLATTPLRRWEWLFAQTLVNVAVIGLAALLLLALLVVVTGAEITLSPLLIPFVVAGVALFCGIGALIGALADSQDGVIATSNAIALPLLFLSETFAPPSLLPAWFRPALELSPLTYFSRGVRAATFDSSGDPLANLAVLIGLAALALAVGALALPRVD; this is encoded by the coding sequence ATGAGTCGGACCGGACGGCTTCGAGCCTCCTCGCGGGCGGCGGCGCTGTCCTTTCTCCGGCGGCGCACGGCCGTGTTTTTCACCTTCCTGTTCCCACTGTTGATCGTCCTCATCTTCGGTGCGCTGATCGAGACGGGGGCGGGCGGTGGCGGACTGTTCGCCGAGCCGCCTGGCTATTACGTGCCTGGGTATCTCGCCGTCGTCGTGTTGTTCACGCCGCTGTCACGGGTCGGAAGCGAAGTCGCACGCCACCGCGAGGGCAACCGCTTCGAGAAGCTGGCGACCACGCCGCTGCGGCGCTGGGAGTGGCTGTTCGCCCAGACGCTCGTCAACGTCGCCGTCATCGGGTTGGCCGCGCTGCTGCTGCTCGCGTTGCTGGTCGTGGTCACCGGCGCGGAGATTACTCTCTCGCCGCTGCTGATTCCGTTCGTCGTCGCCGGCGTGGCGCTGTTTTGCGGGATCGGTGCGCTGATCGGGGCGCTCGCCGACTCCCAGGACGGCGTCATCGCGACCAGCAACGCGATCGCGCTCCCGCTTCTGTTCCTCTCGGAGACGTTCGCGCCGCCGTCGCTCCTGCCGGCGTGGTTCCGCCCGGCGCTGGAGCTATCGCCGCTGACGTACTTCTCGCGGGGCGTGCGCGCGGCGACGTTCGACTCGTCGGGGGATCCGCTCGCGAACCTCGCGGTCCTGATCGGCCTCGCGGCCCTCGCGCTGGCGGTCGGCGCGCTGGCGCTGCCGCGAGTCGACTGA
- a CDS encoding phytoene/squalene synthase family protein, with translation MADTSERIDPSTVERDLAWSHEIVQEVSRTFAITIDVLEEPMSSSICVGYLLCRIPDTIEDAGHIPAERKGQLLRTYDAVLDPDDPTTAERFETDVREWIPDERNADWDLVAQTERVVRVFRAQPDRIQDAIRPPARELVGGMVTFVERYASEDGLRLQARQELHEYCHYAAGTVGELVTNLVCDEETPTETRGPLEDNAEAFGLALQLVNITKDVGADFQAENNVYLPADELADEGVDQDELDDPDNVDGVVSVVRRTIDDARAYLDDAQTWLEHVPERAGNRTAGWAIPYLLAVGTLREVESRPEDVLHPDGVKVSRQEVGAVIEACVGGIDAERLARLRREIAAEPLA, from the coding sequence ATGGCCGATACTTCGGAACGCATCGACCCCTCGACGGTAGAGCGCGATCTCGCCTGGAGCCACGAGATCGTCCAGGAGGTCTCCCGGACCTTCGCGATCACGATCGACGTCCTCGAAGAGCCGATGTCCTCGTCCATCTGTGTGGGATATCTTCTCTGTCGAATTCCGGACACGATCGAGGACGCGGGCCACATCCCTGCCGAGCGGAAGGGACAGCTACTCCGAACGTACGACGCGGTACTCGATCCGGACGACCCGACGACCGCCGAGCGATTCGAGACGGACGTCCGGGAGTGGATTCCGGACGAGCGGAACGCGGACTGGGACCTCGTCGCCCAGACTGAACGGGTCGTCCGCGTGTTCCGGGCACAGCCGGACCGGATTCAGGACGCGATCCGACCGCCGGCTCGCGAACTCGTCGGCGGAATGGTGACGTTCGTCGAGCGGTACGCGTCCGAGGACGGACTGCGTCTGCAGGCGCGTCAGGAGCTCCACGAGTACTGCCACTACGCCGCCGGGACGGTCGGCGAACTCGTGACGAATCTGGTCTGCGACGAGGAGACACCCACCGAGACCCGCGGTCCGCTCGAAGACAACGCCGAGGCGTTCGGGCTCGCACTCCAGCTAGTGAACATCACGAAGGATGTCGGCGCGGACTTCCAGGCGGAAAACAACGTCTATCTGCCCGCCGACGAACTGGCCGACGAAGGGGTCGACCAGGACGAACTTGACGATCCGGACAACGTCGACGGCGTCGTCTCGGTCGTCCGGCGCACGATCGACGACGCACGCGCGTATCTCGACGACGCCCAGACGTGGCTCGAACACGTCCCCGAGCGGGCGGGCAACCGTACCGCCGGCTGGGCGATTCCGTATCTGCTGGCAGTCGGCACGCTCCGGGAGGTCGAGTCACGGCCCGAGGACGTGCTTCATCCGGACGGCGTGAAGGTCTCCCGCCAGGAAGTCGGCGCCGTCATCGAGGCCTGCGTGGGCGGCATCGACGCCGAGAGGCTCGCGAGGCTGCGCCGAGAGATCGCGGCCGAGCCGCTGGCCTAG
- the amrB gene encoding AmmeMemoRadiSam system protein B, producing MSESTSPTDRFDPDAGREVVSRARQAIEDAVTADGESTPSLDPPSDRLRVIRGSFVTIKRGGRLRGCIGRPAPDEPLGTVVVDAAVDAALHDPRVSAVKPDELGNVTVSVSVLSEPEPLPTTDPEHVEVGTHGLIVQRGRARGLLLPQVAVDQDWDAETFLDEACRKAGLSPDVWRGGTVDIERFTGQVFSEARPRGTVVERPLGRPSDAGQRDAGGAQPRTDGGTVREPAVAGEFYADDPDTLRTQLRESFTHEIGPGALADHEGDSRPLALVAPHAGYPYSGPVAAHSYATIAHRSKPETVVVLGPNHRRVGADVAVAPSDRWRTPLGETSVDRGLAQAVVDGADGATFDAVAHETEHSVEVQVPFLQHVLADVSIVPICLGAIGHDRAASLGATLSSAIDRAGRDAIIVASTDLTHYQSHDAAREADRPIREAIEALDTDAIARRVASGHSMCGPWATVAALRAARERGADSGDVLTYATSGDTAGSPGRVVGYCSAAIR from the coding sequence ATGTCAGAGAGCACGTCTCCCACGGATCGATTCGACCCCGACGCGGGTCGAGAAGTGGTATCGCGCGCCAGACAGGCGATCGAGGACGCCGTCACTGCCGACGGCGAATCGACGCCGTCGCTGGATCCGCCGAGCGATCGTCTTCGGGTGATCCGAGGGAGCTTCGTCACGATCAAACGCGGCGGGCGCTTGCGGGGCTGCATCGGTCGGCCGGCCCCGGACGAACCGCTCGGAACAGTTGTCGTCGACGCCGCGGTCGATGCCGCGTTACACGATCCACGCGTGTCGGCAGTCAAACCGGACGAGCTCGGTAACGTGACGGTTTCGGTATCCGTCCTCTCGGAGCCCGAACCGCTCCCGACCACGGACCCCGAGCACGTCGAGGTTGGCACACACGGGCTGATCGTCCAGCGCGGTCGCGCGCGCGGGCTTCTCCTGCCGCAGGTCGCTGTCGATCAGGACTGGGACGCCGAGACGTTTCTCGACGAGGCCTGTCGGAAGGCGGGGCTGTCGCCCGATGTCTGGCGTGGGGGTACTGTCGACATCGAGCGATTCACCGGCCAGGTGTTCTCGGAAGCACGGCCACGAGGCACAGTTGTCGAGCGACCTCTCGGCCGGCCGTCAGATGCCGGCCAGCGCGACGCGGGCGGAGCGCAACCTCGAACCGACGGCGGAACGGTCAGGGAACCGGCCGTCGCAGGCGAGTTCTACGCCGACGATCCGGACACACTGCGAACGCAACTCCGCGAGAGCTTCACCCACGAGATCGGCCCCGGCGCGCTGGCCGACCACGAGGGCGACTCGCGCCCGCTCGCGCTGGTCGCCCCGCACGCCGGCTACCCCTACTCGGGCCCGGTCGCCGCCCACAGCTACGCGACGATCGCCCACCGCTCGAAACCGGAGACCGTGGTCGTACTCGGACCGAACCATCGCCGGGTCGGTGCGGACGTGGCCGTCGCCCCGAGCGATCGGTGGCGAACGCCGCTGGGCGAGACGTCGGTCGATCGGGGCCTGGCGCAGGCTGTCGTCGACGGCGCGGACGGCGCGACGTTCGACGCGGTCGCACACGAGACTGAACACTCCGTCGAGGTGCAGGTCCCGTTCCTGCAGCACGTCCTCGCGGACGTCTCGATCGTCCCGATCTGTCTCGGAGCGATCGGCCACGATCGGGCTGCATCGCTCGGCGCGACGCTCTCGTCGGCCATCGATCGAGCCGGGCGGGACGCAATCATCGTGGCTTCGACGGACCTGACACACTATCAGTCCCACGACGCCGCCCGCGAGGCCGACCGTCCGATCCGCGAGGCGATCGAGGCGCTCGACACGGACGCGATCGCCCGGCGCGTGGCGAGTGGCCACTCGATGTGCGGACCGTGGGCGACCGTGGCAGCCCTGCGTGCCGCTCGCGAGCGCGGTGCTGATTCGGGCGATGTGCTCACCTACGCGACCAGCGGCGACACGGCGGGCTCGCCGGGGCGTGTCGTCGGGTACTGCAGCGCCGCGATCCGATAG
- the amrS gene encoding AmmeMemoRadiSam system radical SAM enzyme, with the protein MTLTPRETEHYDQVGDGTVRCRVCPRTCVVPEGERGVCGVRENRDGRLYLTSYGRAVSTSIDPIEKKPLFHVAPGADVLSVATKGCNLQCDFCQNYRIAIEYEDVPEHERPPAELAGRIEVGDADGLAYTYTEPTIFMEYALDTMRASPDDALQVFVSNGYMRPETVDTLAPHLDAINVDIKGDREFYREHAGVPDPEPIFETVERFAERDVHVEVTNLVIPGENDDETSLRERMAWIAEDVGTETPVHVSRFHPDYKLTDVPPTPIETIERAMEIATEVGLEYVYSGNVPGHESESTYCPGCGRLLIERKGFAVRSIDLEDGACPQCGREIPIVGSPHGPSDGRRRRAF; encoded by the coding sequence ATGACCCTCACCCCACGGGAGACCGAACACTACGACCAGGTCGGTGACGGGACCGTCCGCTGTCGGGTCTGTCCGCGGACCTGCGTGGTCCCGGAGGGCGAACGCGGCGTCTGTGGCGTCCGCGAGAACCGTGACGGTCGCCTGTATCTGACAAGCTACGGACGGGCGGTCTCGACCTCGATCGATCCGATCGAGAAGAAGCCCCTCTTTCACGTCGCGCCCGGTGCCGACGTGCTCTCGGTCGCCACAAAGGGCTGTAACCTGCAGTGTGACTTCTGTCAGAACTATCGCATCGCCATCGAGTACGAGGACGTGCCCGAGCACGAGCGGCCGCCCGCGGAGCTGGCCGGTCGGATCGAGGTCGGCGACGCCGACGGGCTGGCTTACACCTACACTGAACCGACGATCTTCATGGAGTACGCGCTGGACACCATGCGGGCGTCGCCCGACGACGCGCTGCAGGTGTTCGTCTCGAACGGCTACATGCGCCCCGAGACGGTCGACACGCTCGCGCCCCACCTCGACGCGATCAACGTCGACATCAAGGGCGACCGGGAGTTCTACCGCGAACACGCCGGCGTCCCGGATCCCGAACCGATCTTCGAGACCGTCGAACGGTTCGCCGAGAGGGACGTCCACGTCGAGGTGACGAATCTCGTCATCCCCGGCGAAAACGACGACGAGACGAGCCTCCGCGAGCGCATGGCGTGGATCGCCGAGGACGTCGGCACCGAGACCCCGGTGCACGTCTCCCGGTTCCACCCGGATTACAAGCTCACCGACGTCCCGCCGACGCCGATCGAGACGATCGAGCGCGCGATGGAGATCGCCACCGAAGTCGGCCTGGAATACGTCTACAGCGGGAACGTCCCCGGCCACGAGAGCGAGTCGACCTACTGCCCGGGCTGTGGCCGACTCCTGATCGAGCGGAAGGGATTCGCGGTTCGGAGCATCGACCTCGAAGACGGCGCCTGTCCGCAGTGCGGCCGGGAGATTCCGATCGTGGGGTCACCACACGGACCGTCGGACGGTCGCCGCCGTCGCGCGTTCTGA
- the tnpA gene encoding IS200/IS605 family transposase: protein MKYNLEKGSHTVYALQYHFVTVTKYRADILTDEIAERIGEIASDISEDFGVSIQNVNGGSDHVHILFTAKPTTNLTKFINSLKGVSSRKIRDEHPETLQALDSAFWQPGYFLATTGQVSIDVLMEYVEEQ from the coding sequence ATGAAGTACAACCTCGAAAAAGGGTCGCACACGGTCTACGCGCTCCAATATCACTTTGTGACCGTCACAAAGTACCGCGCGGACATCCTCACCGACGAGATAGCCGAACGCATCGGTGAGATTGCCAGCGACATCTCCGAGGACTTCGGCGTGAGCATCCAGAACGTCAACGGCGGTTCCGACCACGTTCACATCCTGTTCACGGCGAAGCCCACCACGAACCTCACCAAGTTCATCAACTCGCTCAAAGGCGTCTCGTCTCGCAAGATTCGGGACGAGCACCCCGAGACTCTGCAGGCGCTCGACAGCGCGTTCTGGCAACCGGGATACTTCCTCGCCACCACCGGACAGGTGAGCATCGACGTGCTGATGGAGTACGTGGAGGAACAGTAG
- a CDS encoding transposase, with protein MSTTVTKTLQATFAPPTAHKQSKLNDLLETYRDGLQEAFDSGASTMSAVSDIVTPYDLPYQAKAALCNYVPQLRKTYNAKELDDEHPIRLTNQAAKFDHSEERDYEFTWWVPRPGRGTNFWIPLRINPEQEDLWHDLVSEDAKAGEIRLQQHRKNWVLHVTVEYPVEEPATDGDATHIGLDIGETALITGCALKDGSPTDPLVRSGNRAKHLRKEMHTTLKRLQERDASEWRTDERFDHYQNALTDIVEKASREAVEHARQFENPVLVMENLTYIRERLDYGKYMNRRLHSWAFARLQGRIEDKATEAGIPVEYVNPAYTSQTCHSCHRIGRRDSQAEFRCPHDDCHVSTFQADINASANIARRVDPWGESVPLDKAERDDSPRDGSGSDTATTHRETSETPSQMTLTAFQESEPSTSDD; from the coding sequence ATGTCCACGACCGTCACGAAGACGTTGCAGGCGACGTTCGCGCCACCCACCGCGCACAAGCAGTCGAAACTCAACGACCTGCTCGAAACCTACCGTGACGGTCTGCAAGAGGCGTTCGACTCCGGGGCGAGTACCATGTCGGCGGTGAGCGACATCGTGACGCCCTACGACCTCCCGTATCAGGCGAAGGCCGCCCTCTGCAACTACGTCCCGCAACTCCGTAAGACGTACAACGCCAAGGAGTTGGACGACGAACACCCGATACGGCTCACCAACCAAGCCGCCAAGTTCGACCACTCCGAAGAACGCGACTACGAGTTCACGTGGTGGGTTCCCCGTCCCGGTCGGGGAACGAACTTCTGGATACCGCTCCGCATCAACCCCGAACAGGAAGACCTCTGGCACGACCTCGTATCGGAGGACGCGAAGGCGGGCGAGATACGGCTTCAACAGCATCGGAAGAACTGGGTACTGCACGTCACCGTCGAGTACCCGGTCGAAGAACCAGCGACGGACGGTGACGCCACGCACATCGGCTTAGACATCGGAGAAACCGCCCTCATTACGGGCTGTGCCCTCAAGGACGGTTCTCCGACTGACCCGCTCGTGCGTAGCGGAAACAGAGCGAAGCATCTCCGCAAAGAGATGCACACCACCCTGAAACGACTCCAAGAGCGTGACGCTTCGGAGTGGCGTACCGACGAACGGTTCGACCACTACCAGAACGCGCTCACCGACATCGTGGAGAAGGCGTCTCGGGAAGCCGTCGAGCACGCCCGACAGTTCGAGAACCCGGTGTTGGTGATGGAGAATCTGACGTACATCCGCGAACGACTCGACTACGGGAAGTACATGAACCGTCGCCTTCACTCGTGGGCGTTCGCCCGACTCCAAGGGCGCATCGAGGACAAGGCGACGGAAGCAGGCATCCCGGTTGAGTACGTGAATCCGGCGTACACCTCGCAGACGTGCCACTCGTGCCACCGTATCGGTCGGCGGGATTCACAAGCCGAGTTCCGGTGTCCGCACGACGACTGCCACGTTTCGACGTTTCAGGCCGACATCAACGCTTCCGCGAATATCGCACGACGGGTTGACCCGTGGGGAGAGAGCGTCCCGCTTGACAAGGCGGAACGCGATGACTCGCCTCGGGATGGGAGCGGTAGTGACACCGCCACGACTCACCGTGAGACGAGCGAGACACCCTCGCAGATGACGCTCACGGCGTTCCAAGAGTCGGAACCCTCTACCAGCGACGACTGA
- the dhaM gene encoding dihydroxyacetone kinase phosphoryl donor subunit DhaM, protein MIGLLIVSHSGQAAAGIREIALEMGGEEETIAAVGGDPDGGIGTSIDDIREALADLLEVTDGVVMLVDLGSAVMNAETAIEMVESDAVVIADAPVLEGALNAAASATSPKATVESVRESAEDAADISKL, encoded by the coding sequence ATGATCGGACTGCTGATCGTCTCTCACAGCGGACAGGCCGCCGCCGGGATCAGGGAGATCGCTCTCGAGATGGGCGGCGAAGAAGAGACCATCGCGGCCGTCGGCGGCGACCCTGACGGCGGCATCGGGACGTCTATCGACGACATACGGGAAGCGCTCGCGGACCTCCTGGAGGTGACCGACGGCGTCGTGATGCTCGTCGACCTCGGTAGCGCCGTAATGAACGCAGAGACGGCCATCGAGATGGTCGAGAGCGACGCGGTCGTCATCGCCGACGCCCCCGTCCTGGAGGGCGCACTCAACGCCGCGGCCAGCGCGACCAGTCCGAAAGCCACCGTCGAGTCCGTTCGCGAGTCCGCCGAGGACGCCGCTGACATCTCGAAGCTGTGA
- the dhaL gene encoding dihydroxyacetone kinase subunit DhaL: MGDETRQREALLEAIENIADRIDEEKTHLTDLDSAIGDADHGANLNRGFKAVMEKLEGMDDDADVQEIAKTVGMTLVSEVGGAAGPLYGGSAMTASTELEDGITAESSVAFAEAFLEKLQDRGDARVGDKTMVDAITPAVHTYKKSIEQDDLPPLEALAKAVDAAERGVEFTVPLRASKGRASFLGWRSTGHRDPGATSTLFMLEEILDTADDYLEGDTDVDATSPTIPDAEPDEPEGE; encoded by the coding sequence ATGGGTGACGAGACCAGACAGCGAGAGGCGCTGCTCGAAGCGATCGAGAACATCGCGGACCGGATCGACGAGGAAAAGACACATCTGACAGATCTGGACTCCGCGATCGGTGACGCCGACCACGGGGCGAACCTGAATCGCGGATTCAAGGCTGTCATGGAAAAGCTCGAGGGGATGGACGACGATGCCGACGTCCAGGAGATCGCCAAGACGGTCGGGATGACGCTCGTCTCCGAGGTCGGCGGAGCAGCCGGACCGCTGTACGGCGGTTCGGCGATGACCGCCAGCACGGAACTCGAAGACGGGATCACGGCCGAATCCTCGGTCGCGTTCGCCGAGGCGTTCCTCGAAAAGTTGCAGGACCGCGGGGACGCCCGCGTCGGTGACAAGACGATGGTCGACGCGATCACGCCGGCGGTACACACCTACAAGAAGTCCATCGAACAGGACGACTTGCCGCCCCTGGAGGCGCTGGCGAAGGCCGTCGACGCGGCCGAGCGCGGCGTCGAGTTCACCGTTCCGCTCCGGGCGAGCAAGGGCCGCGCCTCCTTCCTCGGCTGGCGCTCAACCGGTCACCGGGATCCCGGTGCGACGAGTACGCTGTTCATGCTCGAGGAGATACTGGATACCGCGGACGACTACCTCGAAGGCGACACCGACGTCGACGCCACGTCGCCGACGATTCCCGACGCGGAACCGGACGAACCAGAGGGGGAGTGA
- the hcp gene encoding hydroxylamine reductase — protein MSMYCDQCQETLSNEACTDTGVCGKDAQTSNIQDLFVWELKGLAYLAEEARAEGIVDEDLRVFIAEGLFSTITNVNFDPEWFEEQIREGFERRRDLRERYEREVGPIDEAALPEAATWEAAESAAFYEKAPEVGVQTTENEDIQSLRELLTYGIKGIAAYADHAYVLGEEKDEVFAFVQRGLAATLDDELSVDDLIGLVLEAGEVGTEVMATLDEAHTSTYGHPEPTEVDIGVRDRPAILVSGHDLKDLEELLEQTEGEGVDVYTHGEMLPAHAYPAFEEYDHFVGNYGNAWWQQHEEFEAFNGPVLMTTNCLVPPNDSYAGRTYTTGVVRFPGLPHVEDRADGGQKDFSALIEHAKETEPPEEIETGTVPNGFAHNAVLDRADDIIEAIQAGDIRGFVVMGGCDGRHPEREYYTEMAESLPDDVIILTAGCAKYRYNKLDLGDIGGIPRVLDAGQCNDSYSLLKIAMELQAALGVEDINDLPIAYDIAWYEQKAVTVLLALLSQGVEGIRLGPTLPAFLSENVVELLVEEFDIKPVDSVESDREAIIEELESSPLVAPSM, from the coding sequence ATGAGTATGTACTGCGATCAGTGTCAGGAGACGCTCAGCAACGAGGCGTGTACGGATACCGGCGTCTGCGGAAAGGACGCCCAGACATCGAACATCCAGGACCTGTTCGTCTGGGAACTGAAAGGGCTCGCGTATCTCGCCGAGGAGGCACGCGCGGAGGGAATCGTCGACGAGGATCTCCGTGTGTTCATCGCTGAGGGGCTGTTCTCGACGATCACGAACGTCAACTTCGACCCCGAATGGTTCGAAGAGCAGATCCGCGAGGGGTTCGAACGTCGTCGGGACCTCCGTGAGCGCTACGAGCGCGAGGTCGGGCCGATCGACGAGGCTGCCCTCCCGGAGGCGGCGACCTGGGAAGCAGCGGAGAGCGCGGCCTTCTACGAGAAAGCCCCCGAGGTCGGCGTCCAGACGACCGAAAACGAGGACATCCAATCTCTCAGGGAGCTGCTTACCTACGGAATCAAGGGCATCGCCGCGTATGCCGACCACGCCTACGTTCTGGGCGAGGAGAAAGACGAGGTGTTCGCGTTCGTCCAGCGCGGGCTCGCCGCGACGCTCGACGACGAGCTGAGCGTCGACGACCTCATCGGTCTGGTACTCGAGGCCGGGGAGGTCGGAACCGAAGTCATGGCGACGCTGGACGAGGCCCACACCAGTACGTACGGCCACCCCGAGCCGACCGAGGTCGACATCGGGGTGCGGGACCGACCGGCGATTCTGGTCAGCGGCCACGACCTCAAGGACCTCGAAGAGCTCCTCGAACAGACTGAAGGCGAAGGCGTCGACGTCTACACCCACGGTGAGATGCTCCCGGCGCACGCCTACCCCGCCTTCGAGGAGTACGACCACTTCGTCGGCAACTACGGCAACGCCTGGTGGCAACAACACGAGGAGTTCGAGGCGTTCAACGGCCCCGTGCTGATGACGACCAACTGCCTGGTCCCGCCAAACGACTCCTACGCCGGCCGGACCTACACGACCGGCGTCGTCCGGTTCCCCGGGTTACCCCACGTCGAGGACCGCGCGGACGGCGGCCAGAAGGACTTCTCGGCGCTCATCGAACACGCCAAGGAGACCGAACCGCCCGAGGAGATCGAGACCGGGACGGTGCCGAACGGGTTCGCACACAACGCCGTGCTCGACCGGGCGGATGATATCATCGAAGCCATCCAGGCCGGCGACATCCGCGGATTCGTCGTCATGGGCGGCTGTGACGGCCGCCATCCCGAACGGGAGTACTACACCGAAATGGCCGAGTCCCTGCCCGACGACGTGATCATTCTGACCGCCGGCTGTGCGAAGTACCGGTACAACAAGCTCGACCTGGGCGACATCGGTGGGATCCCGCGCGTCCTCGACGCCGGACAGTGCAACGATTCGTACTCACTGTTGAAGATCGCGATGGAGCTGCAGGCGGCGCTGGGCGTCGAAGACATCAACGACCTGCCGATCGCCTACGACATCGCCTGGTACGAGCAAAAGGCCGTGACAGTGCTTCTGGCGCTTCTCAGCCAGGGCGTCGAGGGGATCCGACTCGGCCCGACGCTGCCGGCGTTCCTCTCGGAGAACGTCGTCGAACTGCTCGTCGAGGAGTTCGACATCAAGCCGGTCGACTCCGTCGAGAGCGACCGCGAGGCCATCATCGAGGAACTCGAATCCAGCCCGCTCGTCGCCCCCTCGATGTAA
- a CDS encoding SRPBCC family protein, whose translation MGSATVTRTVEAPPDAVRDVLGELEPFMRASGFDEVDIDGDRIEISKALGLLRISLTLRVYEEDDTALAYEQTDGIFESMVTTYELSEQDSHTAVTARTEFALDAPGGSILDGTIVRRQRRKELEAQLDFLERRVS comes from the coding sequence ATGGGATCCGCTACGGTCACGCGCACGGTCGAAGCCCCGCCTGACGCAGTTCGGGACGTCCTCGGAGAGCTCGAACCGTTCATGCGGGCTTCCGGGTTCGACGAGGTCGACATCGACGGCGATCGAATCGAGATCTCGAAGGCCCTCGGTTTGTTGCGGATCTCGCTGACGCTTCGAGTCTACGAGGAAGACGATACGGCGCTGGCCTACGAGCAGACTGACGGGATCTTCGAATCGATGGTGACGACGTATGAACTGTCCGAACAGGATAGTCACACGGCGGTCACTGCCCGGACGGAGTTCGCGCTCGACGCGCCCGGCGGCTCGATTCTCGACGGGACGATCGTTCGGCGCCAGCGCCGAAAGGAGCTTGAGGCCCAGCTCGACTTCCTGGAAAGACGGGTCTCGTAG